The proteins below come from a single Papaver somniferum cultivar HN1 chromosome 11, ASM357369v1, whole genome shotgun sequence genomic window:
- the LOC113322227 gene encoding AAA-ATPase At2g46620-like, whose translation MVLFSTSFLVFIFVIFCVFLIFRVFFRSISLLYLFKRFFISIDDRFHVYQFYKVPEFNNNFEENQLYKKVSTYVSSLASTEDSDFANLISGNKSNEISVQLDSNQIVYDTFLSTRISWKNEEKGGDRNNCCRTLVLKIKKRDKRRILRPYLQHIHTVTDEIALRRKEIKLFTNTSEHHDHRHNNGTSGRWKSIPFTHPTNLDTVAMDSDLKDKVKSDLESFLKSKQYYHKLGRVWKRSYLLHGQPGTGKSSFIAAMAKFLNYDIYDIDLSNVTDDSDLKLLLLSTTNRSVIVIEDLDRFLNEKSTTISVSGILSFMDGVFSCCGEERIMVITMNSKEKIDPAILRPGRIDVQIYFPLCDFNAFKTLANSYLGLKDHKLFPQVEEIFQNGLTLSPAEIGEIMIVNRSSPSRALKSVITALQDGRGSSSNAKRKSISLHPSISTREREDDSSDSPKVICRESVHTVREFRKLYGLLRLKSSGRKSISYDITSEKEG comes from the coding sequence ATGGTGTTATTCTCGACTAGTTTTCTGGTTTTCATTTTTGTGATTTTCTGTGTGTTTCTGATATTTAGAGTGTTCTTCAGAAGTATTTCTCTGTTATATCTATTCAAGAGATTTTTCATATCAATTGATGATAGGTTTCATGTGTATCAATTCTACAAAGTTCCTGAATTCAACAACAATTTCGAAGAGAATCAGCTTTATAAAAAGGTGTCGACATATGTAAGTTCATTAGCTTCGACTGAAGATTCAGATTTCGCGAATTTGATTTCAGGTAACAAATCAAATGAAATCTCCGTTCAATTAGATTCAAATCAAATCGTTTACGATACTTTTCTGAGCACGAGAATCTCATGGAAGAATGAAGAAAAAGGCGGAGACAGAAACAATTGTTGTAGAACTCTGGTATTGAAAATCAAGAAAAGAGATAAAAGAAGAATTCTTAGACCTTATCTTCAGCATATTCATACAGTTACAGATGAAATTGCattgagaagaaaagaaatcaaattaTTCACAAATACATCAGAACACCATGATCATCGTCATAATAATGGTACTTCTGGAAGGTGGAAATCAATTCCTTTTACTCATCCAACAAATCTTGACACAGTCGCCATGGATTCAGATCTAAAAGACAAGGTAAAATCTGATCTCGAATCGTTTCTTAAATCAAAACAATATTATCATAAACTCGGACGTGTCTGGAAACGGAGTTATCTGTTACATGGTCAACCAGGTACAGGGAAATCAAGTTTCATCGCAGCAATGGCCAAGTTTCTGAATTATGATATCTACGATATCGATTTATCAAATGTTACTGATGATTCTGATCTCAAATTACTTCTGTTATCAACCACGAATCGTTCCGTCATCGTTATCGAAGATTTAGATCGGTTTTTAAATGAAAAGTCAACAACGATCAGTGTTTCAGGTATATTGAGCTTCATGGACGGAGTTTTCAGCTGTTGTGGTGAAGAAAGAATAATGGTGATCACAATGAACAGTAAAGAGAAAATTGATCCAGCAATATTACGACCGGGACGAATTGATGTTCAAATTTACTTCCCTCTGTGTGATTTTAACGCATTCAAAACCTTAGCAAATTCTTATCTTGGATTAAAGGATCATAAATTGTTTCCACAAGTTGAAGAAATATTTCAGAATGGATTAACATTAAGTCCAGCTGAAATCGGTGAGATTATGATTGTGAATCGTAGTTCGCCTAGTCGTGCTTTGAAATCGGTTATTACTGCTTTACAAGATGGCAGAGGATCATCATCAAATGCGAAGAGAAAATCAATATCATTACATCCAAGTATTTCGACCCGAGAACGAGAAGATGATTCTTCTGATTCACCTAAAGTCATTTGCAGGGAAAGTGTTCATACGGTTAGAGAATTCAGGAAATTGTATggattgttgaggttgaaaagtaGTGGAAGAAAATCTATTTCTTATGATATCACTTCTGAAAAGgaaggttga